In a genomic window of Rhinoderma darwinii isolate aRhiDar2 chromosome 10, aRhiDar2.hap1, whole genome shotgun sequence:
- the LOC142661772 gene encoding nicotinamide N-methyltransferase-like: MDSTTHKLYHVHGFDSRQYLEHYFSDKNDMGFGDDTLKFLIENLKEVFSVGQINGDDLLDISIGSLVHHLYSASEFFQNIIVLKVNNRCIMELKRWVDERTGAFYWGHASILLKEREENSDQFEDKEGKVRSTIQHVVKYDLEKENMTDPLVLPPADCVISAWLLEAVSKDQDDYIRYLRKFSRLLKPGGHLILIGTLEATYFTAGKDKFHVFTYDEDFVRKVLVGEGFIIDVCKVQERMAMKGIADYKAMIFIVAHKEK, translated from the exons ATGGATTCCACTACCCATAAGCTCTATCATGTACACGGCTTTGATTCCAGACAATATCTGGAGCATTACTTTTCAGATAAAAATGACATGGGCTTCGGAGATGACACCTTAAAATTTCTTATTGAGAATCTTAAAGAAGTTTTCTCAGTGG GGCAAATTAATGGAGACGACTTGCTGGACATCAGTATTGGTTCCTTGGTTCATCATCTGTATTCAGCCTCTGAGTTTTTCCAAAACATCATAGTGCTGAAGGTCAATAACAGATGCATCATGGAGCTGAAGAGATGGGTGGACGAACGTACGGGAGCATTTTATTGGGGCCACGCATCAATACTTCTtaaagagagagaagaaaacag tgatCAGTTTGAGGACAAAGAAGGAAAAGTGAGATCAACCATTCAACATGTTGTGAAATACGACCTGGAGAAAGAGAATATGACAGACCCGCTGGTCCTACCACCAGCCGATTGTGTCATCAGTGCTTGGCTTCTGGAAGCTGTCAGCAAAGATCAAGATGATTACATCAGATATCTGAGGAAGTTCTCTAGGTTGCTGAAACCTGGGGGACACCTCATATTAATTGGGACTTTAGAGGCAACATATTTTACAGCCGGTAAAGACAAGTTCCATGTTTTTACATATGATGAGGATTTTGTCAGGAAAGTTCTAGTTGGAGAAGGTTTTATCATTGATGTTTGTAAGGTCCAGGAGAGAATGGCTATGAAGGGCATTGCTGACTATAAGGCCATGATATTCATTGTAGCTCACAAGGAAAAGTAA